The Leptolyngbya sp. 'hensonii' nucleotide sequence GCTCTACACCAGCAAGTTTACCGAGGCTGTGCCAAAGGAGAACGCAAGCTGTTTTGGATTGTAGACCAACATCCAGTCCATCGAGGCAAACAAGTGCAGCAATGGTTAGCAGAGCACAAAGAGCAGATTGAACTATTCTTGTTGCCATCTTACTCACCCCAACTAAATCCCACTGAGTATCTCAATGGTGATGTCAAGCAGGGTGTTCACTAACCGCTTTGTCAACTTGAGGGAGTGGAAAGGCTTGTCGATGTACCAAGCGTTGTTGCGTTCCTTGTGATACAGCCATTCCCGTTAGGATTGGCAAA carries:
- a CDS encoding transposase; the encoded protein is MQQWLAEHKEQIELFLLPSYSPQLNPTEYLNGDVKQGVH